The Pleuronectes platessa chromosome 11, fPlePla1.1, whole genome shotgun sequence genome includes a window with the following:
- the LOC128450389 gene encoding gap junction beta-4 protein, which yields MNWSGLESLLSGVNKYSTAFGRIWLSMVFVFRVLVFVVAAQRVWGDENKDFVCNTRQPGCTNVCYDHIFPISHIRLWALQLIFITCPSFMVMAHVKFREGKDKKYESLHHGSHLYANPGKKRGGLWWTYLLSLVFKSGFDASFLYILYRIYHGYDLPRLSKCSLEPCPNTVDCFISRPTEKKIFMLFMVVSSILCIFMCICEMVYLIGKRISKLLRIRHENQRLIFADQHELTDLAPPRSMYRNRKTDPTLTDSQLSLNKREKVREGTTTTTL from the exons ATGAACTGGTCGGGCCTGGAGAGTCTGCTGAGTGGAGTCAATAAGTACTCCACTGCATTCGGGAGGATCTGGCTGTCCATGGTGTTTGTGTTCCGTGTGCTGGTGTTTGTGGTCGCAGCACAGAGGGTCTGGGGGGATGAGAACAAGGATTTTGTGTGTAACACCCGGCAG CCTGGCTGCACCAATGTCTGCTACGATCACATCTTCCCCATCTCCCACATCCGTCTGTGGGCTCTGCAGCTGATCTTTATCACCTGCCCATCATTCATGGTGATGGCTCATGTGAAATTCCGCGAGGGCAAGGACAAGAAATATGAATCGCTGCATCACGGCTCTCACCTGTACGCCAACCCCGGCAAGAAGAGAGGGGGGCTGTGGTGGACATATCTGCTGAGTTTGGTCTTCAAATCTGGATTCGACGCATCATTCCTTTACATCTTGTACAGGATTTATCATGGATATGACCTGCCCAG GTTATCCAAGTGTTCCCTggaaccatgtcccaacacagTGGATTGCTTCATCAGTCGTCCAACAGAGAAAAAGATCTTCATGTTGTTCATGGTTGTATCCAGCATACTGTGCATCTTCATGTGCATCTGTGAGATGGTTTATCTCATTGGGAAGCGCATCAGCAAATTGTTGAGGATCCGACACGAGAACCAGAGACTCATATTTGCTGATCAACATGAGCTCACCGACTTAGCGCCGCCGAGGTCGATGTATCGGAATCGGAAGACAGATCCGACACTGACTGACAGCCAGCTGAGTTTGAATAAGCGGGAGAAGGTTAGAGAAGGTACTACAACTACGACACTGTAG